A section of the Oncorhynchus nerka isolate Pitt River linkage group LG3, Oner_Uvic_2.0, whole genome shotgun sequence genome encodes:
- the p2ry8 gene encoding P2Y purinoceptor 8, producing the protein MAWSTNSTKLDNITLSLFQNTTASTAISIIYIVVTVINLTGNGLSMWLLLFRTSPKTPSIIFMINLTLTDLVLGLVLPFQIKYQMQGHNWSLGPGVCRLLTVVFFANMYCSILTMTAISGDRYLGICWPMLFRETRERKSFAVIGCLAMWTVVLSVLYPLMTTDLTFHVPELGITTCFDVLKRDMLPSMEAWAAFLLTLFVILFLIPFCITVFCYVGIIRKLARVSKTNQKEKAIRLAVTVLTVFTLCFAPNNILLLAHTIRRLFYGDSLYMAYKLTLSLSCLNSCLDPFIYYFASREFRQKLRQMLRLRTLSSLDTGKTDPHRESLYSAQYVSGGQGGENGRVSVKQHC; encoded by the exons ATGGCATGGAGTACCAACAGCACCAAACTGGACAACATCACATTGTCCCTGTTCCAGAACACGACAGCCAGCACTGCTATCTCCATCATCTACATCGTGGTCACCGTCATCAACCTGACAGGAAATGGCCTCTCCATGTGGCTTCTCCTCTTCCGTACCTCTCCCAAAACCCCCTCCATTATCTTCATGATAAACCTGACCCTGACTGACCTGGTCTTGGGCCTCGTCCTGCCCTTCCAGATCAAGTATCAGATGCAGGGGCATAATTGGAGCCTGGGCCCGGGCGTATGCAG GCTCCTGACCGTGGTGTTCTTTGCCAACATGTACTGCTCAATTCTAACTATGACCGCCATCAGTGGAGACCGCTACCTGGGCATCTGTTGGCCCATGCTCTTCCGTGAGACCAGGGAAAGGAAGTCATTCGCTGTTATCGGCTGTTTGGCCATGTGGACAGTCGTCCTATCTGTCCTGTACCCATTAATGACAACCGACCTGACGTTCCACGTTCCAGAACTCGGGATCACCACCTGCTTTGACGTTCTGAAGAGGGACATGCTTCCATCGATGGAGGCCTGGGCTGCTTTCCTCCTTACCCTGTTTGTCATCCTTTTCCTCATCCCGTTCTGCATCACTGTATTCTGCTACGTCGGCATCATCCGCAAGCTGGCCCGAGTTTCCAAGACCAACCAGAAAGAGAAAGCTATTCGTCTTGCCGTCACCGTCCTAACGGTCTTCACACTTTGCTTTGCTCCCAACAACATCCTCCTCCTGGCTCACACCATCCGGAGGCTCTTCTACGGGGACTCCCTCTACATGGCCTACAAGCTGACTCTTTCCCTCAGTTGCCTCAACAGCTGCCTCGACCCCTTCATCTACTACTTTGCCTCTAGGGAGTTCCGTCAAAAGCTGAGGCAGATGCTAAGGCTGAGAACACTGAGCAGTCTGGACACAGGGAAGACAGACCCGCACCGAGAGAGCCTGTACTCTGCCCAGTATGTGTCTGGGGGACAGGGCGGAGAAAACGGCAGAGTTTCTGTTAAACAACACTGTTAA